The sequence ATGTTTAGATAGACTTGGAATACCAGCAACCCGATTATGACCCAGTTAATCCATTTCTGGGACAAGTTGATCTCTGCTACTTTCTTTGGTCCCTTGTCCTTGTTGAGCTTTGCCTTGCGTTCCGCCTCTTGCGCCATCTTTATCATCATATAGCTAAAGCCAAATCCTAGCGGCACTAGCAAAATCATTACCAAATAGAAGAATATTGGGTCGATGACTAGTCTTTGGACTAGAGGAACCGTAGTGTCAGATGGTATGTAGAATCCCCAGTATGTAGTAACCATGATTTGTGCAAGTCCGGTGATTCCAAAGGCAGTAATCATCGGTCTGTCCTTCCAAGAGAATTTCTTGTATCTATCTATGAATGGCACCAGCAATAAAGCACCTATGAAAAGACCAGGCCAAAGCACGCCTGTTACGAACTTGTCATACTGGGTTCTCAAAAATGCATACAGTCCTGTCAGGTACCATTCCGGAACGGTAATTCCAGGCGGTACGGTAGGCTCGAACTTGAATCCCATGTCAATTGGGAAAACGCCTCCCGTGATCAGAATAGCGCCAGAGATTGCCATGACCATCGGCACATCAAATACCAGAAATCTCGGGAAATGAACTGCCATTAGTCCAAGCATTACAAGCGGTAGGATAAACACATGTTGGGCATAGAACCTAAGCACAAAGTCCGAAAATCCAGACCCAAACATGGCGTCCCGTATGGTAGGCCCAGCTATAGGTATGGAGTTAGTCAGAGAGGCCGCAATACTGATTGCAAGTTCTGCTCTCTCGCTAAATATGATGTCGTATCCAGTAAATGCCTCAAGTATTGTTACTGTACCCAGTATGACTCCGGTTACCCAGAGAATCTCGTTTCTAATTTTGTATCTTCCACTGAAATATTGATAGTACATGTGCAGTATAGCCAGAAGAACCATGGCGTTGGAGCCATGATAGTGGATGTTTCTAATGTGGAATCCAAATGGGACAACATTATTGATTTTCTCCACACTATCCCATGCCCTGTCCAATACAGGCATGTAATAGAACATCAATAACGCGCCGGAAATTCCCAATATTACAAATACGATGAATGTGAGCATTCCCAAAAATCCAAATGGACTGACAAATCTAGATGGGAATGAGAATTTTACTCCAGTAAAGACTGTTCTTTCTAGTCCATCCCAGATCCAGTACAAAAAGGCAACAGTGCCTGTGCGCCTACTCAACGAAACGGCCATATCCTACTACTCCATTTTTGTCTGGTGAAAATTTGGCTGGCAGTATCCACAAGTCTCCCATGGAATCAGCTTCCAAATCTAAATTTGGTAAAGTGTTAGACGGGGTCGCCTGCAATGACGCAGGTCCTGCATATGCAGTTCCAGTCACTGGGCTGTACATGCTTCCATGACACGGGCATTCGCCTCTTTTTCTGCCTTCTTGCGGCCAGTATTTCCAAAGGCACCACAAATGTAAGCACACCATGCTAAAAGCCCTAAATGAGCTGGCATCGTTTTTGTCACCTCCAAGTTCTTGTGGCAATCGAATAAACTGCCATTTTCTAAACGCTTCTTCATCGATTACTCTATCTCCTGTCATTGGATATGTGATGACTTCGGCGTGATTGATTTGAAAAGTCTTAGTATTTGCCTGGGCGCCGTCCGGCAGAATTACCGGCACTCTTTCGATTTTTGCGCTGTCCGGGTTTGGCATGAAATTGCCCCATGGGACGAACGGTGCAAATGTCAGTGCTGTTCCTGCTGCACCCATTAGTTTGAGAAAATCTCTTCGCGATAGCGCAGATGACTGGATACTATCCCCTTGCGGCATTCAAAGCTGCTTTTCGAAACTTTTCTTATAAACCTTGTTTCATCGTTTTGATGAGTTTTGCCACTTGGTTGTCAAAATTATAAAGATGGCGATTCCGATCGCTATAATTCCAGATATAATCAGCAAGACAAGATTGAGATCAAGTTTTGTATTGTTTTTGGCTACAACCGGAGTGATGATGTCGGATTTTTCAAATGTGATGGTTTTTTCTGATTTGTTTCCAGCCCTGTCCATACTCTGAATTATAATGTCGTGTTTACCATCAGCCAGATTTCTAGCATCAAAGTCAATCGAGGTCTGGTTTTGAAGTATGGTTCCGTC comes from Nitrososphaerota archaeon and encodes:
- a CDS encoding cytochrome bc complex cytochrome b subunit, translating into MAVSLSRRTGTVAFLYWIWDGLERTVFTGVKFSFPSRFVSPFGFLGMLTFIVFVILGISGALLMFYYMPVLDRAWDSVEKINNVVPFGFHIRNIHYHGSNAMVLLAILHMYYQYFSGRYKIRNEILWVTGVILGTVTILEAFTGYDIIFSERAELAISIAASLTNSIPIAGPTIRDAMFGSGFSDFVLRFYAQHVFILPLVMLGLMAVHFPRFLVFDVPMVMAISGAILITGGVFPIDMGFKFEPTVPPGITVPEWYLTGLYAFLRTQYDKFVTGVLWPGLFIGALLLVPFIDRYKKFSWKDRPMITAFGITGLAQIMVTTYWGFYIPSDTTVPLVQRLVIDPIFFYLVMILLVPLGFGFSYMMIKMAQEAERKAKLNKDKGPKKVAEINLSQKWINWVIIGLLVFQVYLNIAAYNAAITGLNNLSLFFTGLILIVFAGMFHVYRYGMSEAKRPPPPPPIPEPQLEQVPVPETLELPKQKSEN
- a CDS encoding Rieske 2Fe-2S domain-containing protein; protein product: MPQGDSIQSSALSRRDFLKLMGAAGTALTFAPFVPWGNFMPNPDSAKIERVPVILPDGAQANTKTFQINHAEVITYPMTGDRVIDEEAFRKWQFIRLPQELGGDKNDASSFRAFSMVCLHLWCLWKYWPQEGRKRGECPCHGSMYSPVTGTAYAGPASLQATPSNTLPNLDLEADSMGDLWILPAKFSPDKNGVVGYGRFVE